From Roseateles sp. SL47:
CACGAATCTGCCGCGTTCGCTGGCGGTGGACACGGTGATCCATTGGGAACCCCGGGTGCGGGGTGATCAGCGGCTGCAGGTCAAGCTGACGATCGAGAACCTCACCAACCGCAAGAACAAGAGCACGGTCAGCGAGACCTATGCCACCTATGAGCGGGGCCGCAGCGTGGCGCTGGAGGTGGGTTATGACTTCTGAGCGCCGCATGAAGCGGATCCAGATCGTGGTGGTGGCGGCGCTGCTGGCGGTGGCCGGCGTGGCGGGGGCTGCGGCCTCGGGCCCTCTGACCATCGAGACACCGCCGACACCATCCGACAAGACCTCCGACTGCGACCGCGACTGCCTGATGCAGGCCTATCGCGGCCCGCGTGGCGGATGGCCGACGGCGCAGGTGGATCCGGGCGTCCAGTGGGAAGAACTGGGCCCCCGCCCCGCCCTGCCGCAACCACCGGCCGCGCTGATGAAGCTGGGGGAGCAGTTGTTTTTCGACCCCCGTCTGTCGCGGGACCAGACCCTTAGCTGCGCCAGTTGCCATGCCCCTCATCTGGGTTTCTCCGACGGGCGCCGCCTCGCCCTGGGCCACGAAGCCCAGGCGGGGCCGCGCAACACGCCCCATCTCATGGGCGTGGCCTTCGTGCCGCAACTGATGTGGGACGGCCGTGCTGCCGACCTGGAGAGCCAGGCCTTGATGCCGATCGCCAACCCCGTGGAGATGGCGATGGACCTGCCGGCCCTGCAGCAGCGGCTCAGCCGGGAGACGGACTATCCCCGACGGTTCAAGGACGTCTTTGGCGATGACACGGTCACGCTGGACCGGCTGGGCAAGGCGCTGGCGGCCTTTGAGCGGCGCATTGAAGCACCACGCTCACGGTTTGACGATTTCATCGAGGGCAAACCCTCCGCCCTGAGCGATCAGGAGATCCGTGGCCTGCACCTGTTCCGCACCAAGGCGCGCTGCATGAACTGCCACAGCGGACCGCAGTTCACCCAGCACGAGTTCCACCAGATTGGCATGAGCGCGCTGGGCCGCCGTCTTCAAGACCTGGGGCGCCAGGGCGCGACGGGCCGCCCGGAAGATGTGGGGGCCTTCCGCACCCCGTCCCTGCGCGGCATTGCGCGCACCGCACCTTACTTCCACAACGGGGTCACACCCACGCTGAGAGGGGTGCTGGAGAGCTACAACGCCGGCATGCCGCAGCCGCCCAAGAACGCGCAGGGGCTGATGGCGATTCCACCGTCACCGCTGATCAAGCCGATTCAGCTCAGCGGCAAGGAATTGCAGGACCTGGAAGCGTTCCTGCGCACCCTTTGAGTCAAGTGATGCGGGCCAGAAGGCTGCCTGACGACACCTGCGTGCCCGCTTCCGCCAGCCGGCCGATGCGCCCGGCCTTGTGCGCCACCACCTGGGTCTCCATCTTCATCGCCTCCAGCACGGCGATGAGCTGCCCCGGCTCCACCGACGCGCCCTCCTCCACCTTCCAGGCCTGCAGCAGGCCGGTCATGGGGGAGCGAACCGCAGTGTCGTCATGCGGGTCGTCCGGTCGCTCACCGGAGGCAAGGCCTGCCACCCCTGCACCATCGGCGGGGACATCGGCGGGGAAAGCCCCTGCCGCACCATGACGGCCCGCACTGGCCCACCCTTGCAGCCATCCAGCGGGCAGACCCAGGCGCACACGCCGACCATCCAGCTCAATGCTCACCTGCTGCAGCGGCTCCGGGGTGCAAGGCTCCACCCGCGTGGCAGCGGCCAGATCGGTGGCGAAATCGGTTTCGATCCAGCGGGTGTGAACCTTGAAACCATTCGTCGCCGTGAAGTCCGCATGGCGCAGCACCTCACGGTGGAAGGGCAGCACCGTCGGCACGCCTTCGATGCGGAACTCGGCCAGCGCACGTCGGGCACGCGCCAACGCCTGGCCGCGAGTGGCTCCGGTCACGATCAGCTTGGCCATCAATGAATCAAACGCCGGGGCCACCGCCGAACCGGCCACCACGCCGCTGTCCACCCGCACGCCGGGCCCCGACGGCGGCTCAAACACATGCACCGCGCCCGGCGCGGGCAGGAAGCCGCGGCCCACGTCTTCCGCATTGATGCGGAACTCGATGGAATGGCCCCTTGGCACCGGTGTCTCCGTCAGGGTCAGCGGCAGCCCATCCGCGATGCGCAGCTGCTCCACCACCAGGTCCAGGCCGCAGGTTTCCTCGGTGACCGGATGCTCCACCTGCAGCCGGGTATTGACCTCCAGAAAGGAGATCGCGCCGGACGCACTCAGCAGGAACTCCACCGTTCCCGCACCGACATATCCCGCCCGCTGGCAGACATCCTTGGCCGCCTGATGGATGCGTTGACGCTGCTCATCGGTCAGGAACGGCGCGGGCGCCTCTTCCACCAGCTTCTGGTTGCGCCGCTGCAGTGAGCAGTCCCGCGTACCCAGCACCACCACCTGGCCCAGCGTGTCGGCCATCACCTGGGCCTCCACATGCCGGGGACGGTCCAGGAATTGCTCCACAAAACATTCGCCCCGCCCAAACGCCGCAGTGGCCTCGCGGACGGCGGAGGCAAAGTGCTCCGCCACCTCCTCCAGCTTCCACACCACCTTCATGCCGCGCCCACCGCCTCCAAAGGCGGCCTTGATGGCGATGGGCAGCCCATGCTGCCGGGCGAAGGCCAGCACCTCGTCGGCATCAGCCACCGGCCCTGGTGAACCCGCCACCAACGGTGCGCCCACTTCAAGCGCCAGACGGCGTGCGGACACCTTGTCGCCCAGTTGCTCAATGGCCTGCGGCGGCGGGCCGATCCAGGTCAGCCCCGCGTCCAGGACGGCACGGGCAAAGGCGGCGTTTTCGGACAGAAAGCCGTAGCCGGGATGCACCGCATCCGCGCCGCTGCGCCGAGCCACGTCGATGAGCTTGTCGATGCGCAAATAGGTGTCGACCGGCCGATGGCCGGCGAGGCCATAGGCTTCATCGGCCAGGCGGGCATGCGGCGCATCGATGTCCGGGTCGGCATACACCGCCACCGAGCGGACACCGTAGTCCGCACAGGCACGGATGATGCGCACCGCGATTTCGCCGCGATTGGCGATCAGGACCTTCTTCATGGACATGGGCGAACCTCAGGCTCCAACTTCATCGGGGCAGCAGAACCGGCTCAAAGCCGGTCACGACAGAAAAACGCAGGCGGGTGCCCACCGGCATCTGGCCGGCCAGATCCAGATGCCAGGGCGCGATGCAGGCGATGACGGGATAACCGCCGGTGAGCGGATGGTCCGCCAGGAACAGCACCGGCTGGCCATTGGCCGGTACCTGGATGGCACCCAGCGCGGTGCCCTCGCTGGGCAGCTCGGCCGTAACGGCGCGTGTGAGCGGCACCTCGCCCAGCACCCGCAGCCCGACGCGGTTGGACTGCGGGGTGACGGTCCAGGTCTGGGTCACCAGCACATCCAGGGCCTCTGGGGTGAACCAGTCCGCGCGTGGGCCGAGGCGGATGTCCAGCGTGACTTCGTCACCGGCCCTGGGCCAGGCGGCCAGAGGGCCTTCGGCATGGCCGACCACCGCGCCAGGCCGGGCGGGACGCAGGGTCAGACGGTCACCGGCCTTCAGCGGCGGTGGGCCGACATCGGCCAGCGAATCATGGGAGCGGCTGCCCAGCACCGGCGGCAGCGTGACACCACCACGCAGCGCGACATAGCTGCGCACACCCGCCGTGGGGTCTCCGATGCGAAGCCGGTCGCCGTCCGACAACGCGATGGGTGCATGGTGGTCCAGCGGAAACGCGCGGCCGTCCGACGCGATCAGCGTCAGCGGCCCCTGCGCACCGGTCACCGCCACCACGGTGTCGCCGCGTGAGATCAGCTCGAATCCCCCAAGCGCCACTTCGATGCAGGCCTCGTCCGGCCTGTTGCCCACCAGCCGGTTGGCGGCCTTCAACGAGCCTCGGTCCATGGCTCCGGAGGCGGCCACGCCCTGCCCGGCCTGGCCTGGGCGGCCAAGATCCTGAAGCAGGGCTTGCAGCCCGGGCTGCTGAATGTCGATGGCAGCCGCATCTGGGAGGGTTGTGAGCGCCCCCGGAGCGCGATGAGCATCTGGCGCCAACCCTTGGTGCGGCGCTGCTTCGATCGCTGCCGGGGCGACCGAGGGCGAAGGCGCCAAGACAGCCCGAGTCGCCAAAGCCGCCGGAGCTGCCGATGCCGCCGAAGCCGCATTTCGGGGCCCTGCATCAACAAACCGCACGCGCTGCCCAGGTTGCAGCAGCGCGGGTGGGTCCCGCTGCAAGTCCCACATGGGCATCAGCGTCTGGCCCAGCAGTTGCCAGCCACCGGGGCTGGCCTTGGGATAGACCCCGCTGAACCCACCCGCCGCCGCCACGGCTCCGGGAGGAATGCGTGTGCGCGGCGAACTGCGGCGAGGCAGTTGGCGCAGCAGCTCATCGCCCCCGGTGAGGTAGGCAAACCCGGGCGCGAAGCCGGTGAAGGCCACCCACCAGTCGCTGCCGGTATGGCGGCGCACCACCTCCTGTGGCGTGATCTTGAGCAGGGCCGCCACTTCGGCCAGATCCTCCCCGTCGTAATGCACGGGGATCTCCACCCGTGGCCCGGCCTCGGCGCTGTGCAGCTCCAGCGGCCGCCGCGCAAGTTCAGCGGCCAGGGCCTCACGCGAGAGCACCAGCGGGTCCAGCGTCAGCAGCAGCGTGCGGGCGCCGGGCACGATCTCCCGCACGCCAGCAATCGGGTCCGATTGCAGCGAGGCCAGCAGGCCCAGCGTCTGCGGCAGATCCGCCAGCTCCACCAGCACCGCATCCCCTGCGGGCAGCAGTCGCAAGCCAGCAGCGTCCGGCGGCGTCATTCCGCAGCGTCCATGAAGGAACGGATGGTGATGCCTTCGGCCGTCAAGCGCGCTTGGACCCGCTGGGCCATGGCCACCGCACCGGGGCTGTCGCCATGCACGCAGATGGAGTCCGCTGCGATGCGCACCACACTGCCATCCACCGCCGTCAGCGTGCCCTCCCTGGCCAACTGCAGCATGCGCGCGGCCACGGCTTCAGGGTCGTGCAGCAGCGCGCCGGGTTGGTGGCGAGGCACCAGGCTGCCGTCCGCCTGATAGCCGCGGTCCGCAAAGGCTTCTTCTATGGTGTGCAGACCCGCCTCTCGCGCCCAGGCAGCCAATGCCGCCCCCGCCAGCACCACCAGGCCGAGCGTGGCATCCACCGCTTTGACGGCAGCGATGACGTCCTGCGCCTGGCGACGGTCATGGGCGATGAAGTTGTAAAGCGCTCCATGCGGCTTCACATAGCGCACCCGCGTGCCAGCCGCTACAGCGAGGCCCTGCAAGGCACCGATCTGATAGATGACGGCGGCCTGCAGGTCGGCGCTGGCCATGTCCATGTTGCGTCGGCCAAAACCCACCAGGTCCGGATAGGACACATGGGCGCCAACGCAGACCCCATGCGCCGCGGCAGACCGCAAAGTGGCGAGGATGCCGGCCGGGTCACCGGCATGGAAGCCACAGGCGACGTTGGCACTGCTGACCACGGCCAGCATGGCCGCATCGTCGCCCATATGCCAGGCGCCGAAGCTTTCGCCGAGGTCACTGTTGAGATCGATGTTCATGGCGATGAAAGCTTGGAAGTGAGGAGTGAGGAGTGAGCGGCGCGACGTGCCGGGAGCATCATGCGTCTGCGTGCGCGTCAGCGGAACATCAGCAGGTTGAGCAGCACCACGTTGACCGCCAGCAGCGTCAAGGCCGTGGGCACCTGCACCCGGATGACCGCATTCTTGTCCGGCAGTTCCAGCAGTGCTGCGGGCACGATGTTGAAATTGGCCGCCATCGGCGTCATGAGCGTGCCGCAGTAGCCCGACAGCATGCCAATGGCTGCCATCACGGCCGGGTCTCCATGGTAGACGCCGACCAGCACGGGCACCCCCACACCGCCCGTCATGACCGGAAAGGCGGCGAAGCCATTGCCCATGATGACGGTGAACAGCGCCATGCCCACCACATAGACGGCCACAGCGAGAAAGCGCAGGTCCATGTTGATGTAGGTGATGGTGAGATGCGCCACCGCCTTGCCCACACCGGCATCGGAAAACATCAGACCCAGCATGCCCAGCATCTGCGGCAGCACCAGCGCCCAGCTCAGGGCGTCGATGAGCCGGCGCGCCTCACGCACTCCTTGCACCGGCGTCTCGCGGGTCAGCCAGCAGGCCAGGCCCAGCGCCACGATGCAGGCCAGGCCCAGGCTCACCAAGGTGGCGTTTTTGGGATCGATCAACGGCAGTTCCCCCACCACCAGATGTTTGGCGGACAAGGTGCCCACCATGGTGAGCAGCGGAATGGCCAGCGCCGGCACAAACAGCCGGTGCCCAAGGCGCCGGGCATGCGCCGCACACACCTCGGCCGACGGCAGCTGAAGCCGACCCGCGCCGACGCCCTTCACCCCCACCATGAGCGCCATCAACAGCACCCCGGCGCCCACCCATTCCGGCGGCAGCAGGTGGCCGACCAGGAACATGGCGGCATACAGGCCCCAGAAGAAACCGGTCGTCCAGCGCTTGGAATGGCTGCGATCCAGCAGCGTCATCACCGCGATACCGGCCAGCAGCAGGCCGGCCAGCGTGAACAGAAGATCCAGCGAGAGGGTCATCACATCACTCCTGATGGGCCGGCTGAGCAGCAGGCTGGGGACGCGGGCGGTCCAGTTCACGCTTCAGGGCGGTATCCAGCCGCCGCAGCCGCCAGGCATGGATCAGGAAGGCCGAGATGCCGGTGGGAATGCCCCAAAGTGCCACATGCATCGGTTGCACATCGATGCCGGATTCATGCAGGAAGGTCGTCATGAGGACCACCGCGCCGAAGGCCACAAACAAGTCTTCACCGAAGAACAGGCCGACGTTGTCGGTGGCCGCCGCATAAGCCCGCAGCCGGTGCCGCAGCGCATCTGGCAACGCGCCCAGACGGGCCTCGGTGGCCCCCTCCGCCATCGGGGCCAGCAGCGGGCGCACCATCTGCGGATGGCCGCCGAGGCTGGTCAGCCCCATCGCGGCGGTGAGTTGGCGGGCCGCGAGGTACACGATCAGCAAACGGCCGGCAGTGGCCGATTGAAAGCGGGCCATCCACTGCTGCGCATGCTGGCGCAGGCCGTGGCGCTCCAGCAGCCCGATCACCGCCAGCGGCAGCAGCAGGATGAGCGGCAGGTTGCGGGTTTTGACGAACCCGGTGCCGATGACGGCCAGCACTTTCTGCACGGGGAAGCCCGCCGCCACTGCGGTCGCCACCGCCGTGACCGCCACCACCACCATCGGATTGAAGCGGAGCACAAAGCCCAGGATGATCACCGCCACCCCGATGAGGGGCCATAAGGAGGGGTCGTGAGTCATGGCGCGCGGGCTCCTGTTGAAGGGCAATTCACATGAATTGTTGAACAATCCGCAATATGCTGCCCCATCATCCAAGCACGCGCCTTGGTGCAAACCCGCAACCCTGCCTGACAAGCCACTGCACGCAGAGACAATGCGAGCTCTATGCCTGCCACTCGATCACGCCGCCCGGCGCCAAGTTCAGCCCCAAGCACCGCGCCCCGACCGGCGCCCGCGCCAGCGAAGGCCACCACAGCCTCCGCTGCCGTGTCATCCGCCGCACTCACCCTCACCGACCGCATCTCGGAACAACTGCGCCAGATGGTGACCGCCGGCGAGTTCGCGCCGGGGCAACGGCTGTCCGAACAGGCTTTGGCGGAGCATCTGGGCATCTCGCGGAACACCTTGCGGGAAGTGTTCCGGGTGCTGACCAAGGACGGCCTGCTGCGGCATGAACCCAACCGGGGGGTGTTTGTGTCGGTGCCCAGCATCGCCGCCATCATCGACATCTATCGCGTGCGGCGGCTGATCGAATGCCAGGCACTGGCGCAGGCCTATCCACGGCATCCAGCCAAGAAGCACATGCGGCAGGCGGTGGAGCAGGCATGGGCCGCCCGCGACCGCAGCGACTGGGTGAGCGTGGGCACGGCCAACATGGCCTTCCACATGGGCATCGTGGAACTGGCCGACAGCGAACGCCTGAACACCTTGTTTGCACAGGTGCTGGCAGAACTGCGGCTGGCTTTCGGGCTGCTGCGGGATGCGGAGTTCCTGCATGCGCCGTATGTGGACATGAACCGCGAGATTCTGGAACTGGCCGAGGCAGGCGACTTCGCCAAAGCCTCGGCGCGGCTGCA
This genomic window contains:
- a CDS encoding cytochrome-c peroxidase translates to MTSERRMKRIQIVVVAALLAVAGVAGAAASGPLTIETPPTPSDKTSDCDRDCLMQAYRGPRGGWPTAQVDPGVQWEELGPRPALPQPPAALMKLGEQLFFDPRLSRDQTLSCASCHAPHLGFSDGRRLALGHEAQAGPRNTPHLMGVAFVPQLMWDGRAADLESQALMPIANPVEMAMDLPALQQRLSRETDYPRRFKDVFGDDTVTLDRLGKALAAFERRIEAPRSRFDDFIEGKPSALSDQEIRGLHLFRTKARCMNCHSGPQFTQHEFHQIGMSALGRRLQDLGRQGATGRPEDVGAFRTPSLRGIARTAPYFHNGVTPTLRGVLESYNAGMPQPPKNAQGLMAIPPSPLIKPIQLSGKELQDLEAFLRTL
- a CDS encoding acetyl/propionyl/methylcrotonyl-CoA carboxylase subunit alpha; its protein translation is MKKVLIANRGEIAVRIIRACADYGVRSVAVYADPDIDAPHARLADEAYGLAGHRPVDTYLRIDKLIDVARRSGADAVHPGYGFLSENAAFARAVLDAGLTWIGPPPQAIEQLGDKVSARRLALEVGAPLVAGSPGPVADADEVLAFARQHGLPIAIKAAFGGGGRGMKVVWKLEEVAEHFASAVREATAAFGRGECFVEQFLDRPRHVEAQVMADTLGQVVVLGTRDCSLQRRNQKLVEEAPAPFLTDEQRQRIHQAAKDVCQRAGYVGAGTVEFLLSASGAISFLEVNTRLQVEHPVTEETCGLDLVVEQLRIADGLPLTLTETPVPRGHSIEFRINAEDVGRGFLPAPGAVHVFEPPSGPGVRVDSGVVAGSAVAPAFDSLMAKLIVTGATRGQALARARRALAEFRIEGVPTVLPFHREVLRHADFTATNGFKVHTRWIETDFATDLAAATRVEPCTPEPLQQVSIELDGRRVRLGLPAGWLQGWASAGRHGAAGAFPADVPADGAGVAGLASGERPDDPHDDTAVRSPMTGLLQAWKVEEGASVEPGQLIAVLEAMKMETQVVAHKAGRIGRLAEAGTQVSSGSLLARIT
- a CDS encoding urea amidolyase family protein, translating into MTPPDAAGLRLLPAGDAVLVELADLPQTLGLLASLQSDPIAGVREIVPGARTLLLTLDPLVLSREALAAELARRPLELHSAEAGPRVEIPVHYDGEDLAEVAALLKITPQEVVRRHTGSDWWVAFTGFAPGFAYLTGGDELLRQLPRRSSPRTRIPPGAVAAAGGFSGVYPKASPGGWQLLGQTLMPMWDLQRDPPALLQPGQRVRFVDAGPRNAASAASAAPAALATRAVLAPSPSVAPAAIEAAPHQGLAPDAHRAPGALTTLPDAAAIDIQQPGLQALLQDLGRPGQAGQGVAASGAMDRGSLKAANRLVGNRPDEACIEVALGGFELISRGDTVVAVTGAQGPLTLIASDGRAFPLDHHAPIALSDGDRLRIGDPTAGVRSYVALRGGVTLPPVLGSRSHDSLADVGPPPLKAGDRLTLRPARPGAVVGHAEGPLAAWPRAGDEVTLDIRLGPRADWFTPEALDVLVTQTWTVTPQSNRVGLRVLGEVPLTRAVTAELPSEGTALGAIQVPANGQPVLFLADHPLTGGYPVIACIAPWHLDLAGQMPVGTRLRFSVVTGFEPVLLPR
- a CDS encoding LamB/YcsF family protein produces the protein MNIDLNSDLGESFGAWHMGDDAAMLAVVSSANVACGFHAGDPAGILATLRSAAAHGVCVGAHVSYPDLVGFGRRNMDMASADLQAAVIYQIGALQGLAVAAGTRVRYVKPHGALYNFIAHDRRQAQDVIAAVKAVDATLGLVVLAGAALAAWAREAGLHTIEEAFADRGYQADGSLVPRHQPGALLHDPEAVAARMLQLAREGTLTAVDGSVVRIAADSICVHGDSPGAVAMAQRVQARLTAEGITIRSFMDAAE
- a CDS encoding DUF979 domain-containing protein — its product is MTLSLDLLFTLAGLLLAGIAVMTLLDRSHSKRWTTGFFWGLYAAMFLVGHLLPPEWVGAGVLLMALMVGVKGVGAGRLQLPSAEVCAAHARRLGHRLFVPALAIPLLTMVGTLSAKHLVVGELPLIDPKNATLVSLGLACIVALGLACWLTRETPVQGVREARRLIDALSWALVLPQMLGMLGLMFSDAGVGKAVAHLTITYINMDLRFLAVAVYVVGMALFTVIMGNGFAAFPVMTGGVGVPVLVGVYHGDPAVMAAIGMLSGYCGTLMTPMAANFNIVPAALLELPDKNAVIRVQVPTALTLLAVNVVLLNLLMFR
- a CDS encoding DUF969 domain-containing protein → MTHDPSLWPLIGVAVIILGFVLRFNPMVVVAVTAVATAVAAGFPVQKVLAVIGTGFVKTRNLPLILLLPLAVIGLLERHGLRQHAQQWMARFQSATAGRLLIVYLAARQLTAAMGLTSLGGHPQMVRPLLAPMAEGATEARLGALPDALRHRLRAYAAATDNVGLFFGEDLFVAFGAVVLMTTFLHESGIDVQPMHVALWGIPTGISAFLIHAWRLRRLDTALKRELDRPRPQPAAQPAHQE
- a CDS encoding GntR family transcriptional regulator — translated: MSSAALTLTDRISEQLRQMVTAGEFAPGQRLSEQALAEHLGISRNTLREVFRVLTKDGLLRHEPNRGVFVSVPSIAAIIDIYRVRRLIECQALAQAYPRHPAKKHMRQAVEQAWAARDRSDWVSVGTANMAFHMGIVELADSERLNTLFAQVLAELRLAFGLLRDAEFLHAPYVDMNREILELAEAGDFAKASARLHDYLVHSERIVLAVYARKLEDGDWAA